The Angustibacter sp. Root456 genome contains the following window.
GACGACGACCGGGTAGGTCATGGCGGACTTGATCTTGCCGCGCAGCTTGACCTCGGCCTCGAAGTTCTCGGCCACCTGCAGGAGCACCGCGTCGAGGAAGCCGCCGACCTCACCGGCGCGGCACATGTTGATCATGATGGGCGGAAACACCCGGGGGTGCTTGGCCAGCGCGGACGACAGCGACTGTCCTGTCTCGACCTCGGCCCGGACCTCGCCCAGGATGTTGCCGAGCACCTTGTTCTCGGTCTGCTCGGCCAGGATGGTCAGCGCGCGCAGGAGCGACAGACCGGAGTTGATCATGGTCGCGAACTGGCGCGCCATGATCGCGAGGTCCTTGGTCTTCACCTTCCCGCCGAAGCCGGGGATGGTGATCTCCTTGTTCATCCCCCCGTTGGCCTGGGTGATGCTGACCGGGGCGTAACCCAGCGTCTTGAGCTTCTGCACCACCTGGCCCTGGTTCTCGGCGTCCAGGGTGCCCTTGACCAGCTTGCCGTCGCGGTCGCGAACGGCGTACTCGAACGTGATCGTCGCCATGGTGGGTGTCCTCAGATCCGGCCGAGAAGGCGGTTGTAGTCCTCGACGTGGTGGCACTTCTCCAGACCGTGCTCGTACGTGATCTGGTTGGTGCGCACCAGCTCGGCGAGGTGCTGGTCCATCGTGTGCATGCCGTGCTGGGCGCCTGCCTGCATGGCGGAGTAGATCTGGTGCGTCTTTCCCTCGCGGACGAGGTTGCGGATCGCGGGGGTCGCCACCATGACCTCGGTGGCGACGACCCGGCCCTTGCCGTCGCGCGTCTTGCACAGGGTCTGGCAGACGACGCCCTGGATCGCGCCGGCGAGCTGCACGCGCACCTGCTGCTGCTGCTCGGACGGGAAGACGTCGATGACGCGGTCGATCGTCTGAGCGGCGTCCTGCGTGTGCAGGGTCGCGAAGACGAGGTGGCCGGTCTCTGCCGCGGTGAGGGCGACCGAGATCGTCTCGAGGTCACGCATCTCACCGACGAGGATGATGTCGGGGTCCTGGCGCAGCGCGTGCTTGAGGGCGTTGGAGAAGGACTTGGTGTCCTCCCCCACCTCGCGCTGGTTGACCACGCAGTTCTTGTGGCGGTGCAGGAACTCGATCGGGTCCTCGACCGTCATGATGTGCTCGTGGCGGTTACGGTTCGCCAGGTCGATGATGCCCGCGAGCGTCGTCGACTTTCCCGAACCGGTCGGGCCCGTGACCAGCACGAGACCGCGCGGCAGCCCGGCGAAGTTGTTGACGGCCGGCGGGATGCCCAGCGCCTCGAGCGGCTTGATCTCGTACGGAATGAGACGGAACGCCGCACCCATCGCCTCGCGCTGGCGGTAGACGTTGACGCGGAAGCGCGCACGCCCCGGCACGGCGTAGGCGAAGTCGAGCTCGAGGTCGTTCTCGAAGCGCTCCCGCTGCTTCTGCGACAGCATCGCGTAGATGGCGCGCTGCAGCACCGGCGGCGTCAGGGCCGGGTGCTCGCCGAGCGGGCGCAGCTCACCGCGCACGCGGATCATCGGCGGGGCGCCAGAGGTGATGTGCAGGTCGCTCGCGCCGGTGGCGATCATGTCGATCAACAGCTGGTTAATCTGCAGGTCGGCCTCGGTCGTCTGCTCGGTCGTCGCCCGGCGGTAGGCGCCGGCGTCCGCCTCCGGCGGCTGCACGAGCGTCGCGGCGGGCGCGGGCAGCGAGCCCGAGGTCACGGGCGCGTAGCCGTCCTGGGCACCGGCGAAGGTGAACTGCTCCGGCACGTACGGCTGTCCGGTGGTGCTCACGGCGCTCCCTGTCGACGCGCTCGGCGCAGGATCGGCCGAGCTGGAGATCTTCTCTGGGCGCTATCGGCACGCCCAGCGAGGCCCTTGAGCGGTTCGGTCGCCGCTTCCCCCACCGCCGCCGTCGCCCCTGGCAAATTCCCCGGAACTTGTGCGCCTGGGCCGTCCCAGGCGTACAAGTTCCGGGGAATTTGCCAGGAGGGCGCGTCAGACGACGACGCGCAGGACCTCTTCGATCGAGGTGACGCCCTCGTAGACCTTGATCCAGCCGTCCATGCGCAGCGTGGTCATGCCCTCCGAGCGCGCGGTCTCGCCGATCACCGCAGCCGACACCCGGTCGACGGTGTGCCGCTCGATCGTCTCGCTCACCGCCATGACCTCGTGCAGCGCCACCCGGCCCTTGTAGCCGGTCTTCGAGCAGGCCGAGCAGCCCACCGGCCGGTACAGCACCGGCAGCTGCTCCCCCGGCGACCACGGGAAGCCCACCTTCACTAGGTCGTCCGCCTCGGGGGTGTACGCCTCCTTGCAGCGCGGGCACAGCCGGCGCGTGAGGCGCTGAGCCAGCACGCAGTCCAGTGCCGAGCCCACGAGGAACGGCTCGATCCCCATCTCGGTCAGCCGCGTCACCGCGGACGGCGCGTCGTTCGTGTGCAGCGTGGCCAGCACCAGGTGGCCGGTGAGTGCCGCCTCGACGGCGATCTGCGCCGTCTCGTGGTCGCGGATCTCACCGATGAGGACGACGTCGGGGTCCGAGCGCAGGATCGAGCGCAGCGCCGCCGCGAAGGTCAGGCCGGCCTTGTTGTTGACCTGCACCTGGTTAATGCCCGGCAGCCGGTACTCGACCGGGTCCTCGACCGTGATGACGTTGACCTCGGGCTTGCTGACGATGTTCAGCGTCGCGTACAGGGTCGTCGACTTGCCCGAGCCGGTCGGGCCGGTCACGAGGATCATCCCGTAGGGCTTCTGGAAGCTCTCGGAGAAGCGCGCGTAGTTGCCCTCGGAGAAGCCGAGGTCGCCGAGCGTCAGGCGCGCCGTCGAGTTGTCGAGGATGCGCATGACGACCTTCTCGCCCCACACCGTCGGCAGCGTCGCTACGCGCAGGTCGATCTTCTTGCCGTTCGCGTTCACCGACAGGCGCCCGTCCTGCGGGATCCGCCGCTCGGCGATGTTGATGTCGGCCATGATCTTCAGCCGCGAGATCACGCCACTCTGGATCGCCTTGGGCGAGCGCATGACCTCGTGCAGCACGCCGTCGATGCGGTAGCGCACGCGCAGGTCGGTCTCGGTCGGCTCGAGGTGGATGTCGGAGGCGCGGTCCTGGATCGCCTGCGTGATCAGCAGGTTGACGTACTTGACGATCGGCGCGTCCTCGGTGATCTCCTTCACCTTGGACAGGTCCTCGTCGTCGTCGGTGACGTCGAGGGCAGAGGTGATGTCGTCCATGTCCGCGTCGGCGCGGTAGTACCGGTCGATCGCGGCGATGACGTCGGCGCGCGTCGCGACGACCGGACGCACCTCCATACCGGTCATCGAGCGGATGTCGTCGAGGGCGAAGACGTTGCCGGGGTCGGCCATCGCGACGAGCAGCTTGCCGTCGTCGGAGTAGCCGATGGGCAGGCAGTTGTGGCGGCGGACGACGGCCCCGGGCACGCGCCCGGTGGCCGAGCCGTCGACCTGGTACTCCTGCAGGTCGACGAACGGCAGCCCGATCTGCTGCGCGAGCGCGGCGACCAGCTGGGTCTCGGTGAGCACCCCCTGGTCGACCAGGACGCGCCCGAGACTGCGGCCCACTCGCTGGTGCTCGTCGAAGGCAGCGCTCAGCTGCCCCTCGTCGACCAAGCCGTCAGCGAGCAGGATCTCGGCAAGCTGCATGGGTAGCGCACGCTCCCTGGACCGAAGGCGGGTATCGCTCCTGCCTATCGGCCCGAGGCCCTGCCTTCTTGAGCCAGGGTCGCCTCGCCGGCCGTGCGCATCGCCTCGACATCCGGCTCGAGCCCCGTCATCAGGCGCACCTGCGCCACCGCCTGGTGCAGCAACATGCCGAAGCCGCCGACCGCCCGACCGCCGCGCGCCGTCCAGCGCGAGGCCGCCGGTGTGGGCCACGGGTCGTACGTGACATCGAGCAGCAACCCGGGTGTCACGGTGGCGGCATCGACGGCCGCGACCACCTCCCCGCTACCTGACACCGGCACCGTGGTGACCACGACATCCGCCTCGGCGAGCGCAGCAGGTGCGGCGTCCCACGGCTCAAGCCGCACCCGCACCCCCACGGCTGCACCGGTCACCGACACCTCGGCCGCGCGCTGCACCGACCGGACGACGACCCGTGGGCTCGCGCAGCCCAGCTGGGCCAGGGCGGCCACCGCGGAGGCAGCCGTCGCGCCCCCACCGAGCACCACGGCCCGCTCGGCCCGAGCGACGCCGCTCTCGGTGAGTGCGCGCACGAGACCCTCGACGTCGGTGTTGTCGCCCACCAGGCCGTCGGCGGTGAACAGCACCGTGTTGACCGAGCCGGTCGCCACCGCCTGCGGGGACTGGCGGCGCAGCAGCGGCTGGACGAGCCGCTTCAGCGGCATCGTCAGTGACAACCCCGCCCACGAGCCGTCGCACGCCTCCACGAACCGGCGCAGCGCGGCCTCGTCGCCGACCTCCACCGCGTCGTAGCGCCAGTCGGTCAGCCCGAGCGAGGCGTACGCCGCGCGATGCAGCACCGGCGACAGCGAGTGCGCGATCGGGCTGCCGAGCACGGCCGCGCGCCGCACCGTCATCGCGCCGTCAGCACTGGCCGGGGTTGTCGCGGCACCACTTCTGGAACTGCGCGACGTTGCGCTGGTGCTCTGCGGCCGTCGTCGCGAACTTCGTCTCACCGGTCGACGGGTCGACCGTGACGAAGTACAGCCACGGGCCGGGCGTCGGCTTCAGCGCCGCCGTGATGGCCGCCTTGCCGGGGTTGTTGATCGGGCCGGGCGGCAGACCGCCGTACCGGTAGGTGTTGTATGGCGAGTCGACGTTGCGCTCGGCGTCGGTGGTCGTGAGCTTTCGCCTGCCGACCGCGTAGCTCACGGTGGAGTCCAGCTGCAGGCGCGCACCGTTGTGCAGCTGGTTGGCGAGCCGGTTGTCGATGACTCGGGCCACCTTGGCGAAGTCCTCCGGTGACGCTCCCTCGGCCTCGACCAAGCTGGCGATGGTCAGCACCTTCATCGCCTGGGCGTCGTTCACCGCGAGGCTGTCGAGCACGTCGTGGGTGTGCGCCACCATGCGGCTCAGCTGCTGTTCCGCCGTGAGGTTGGTGCCGAACTCGTAGGTGTCGGGGAAGAGCCAACCCTCGACCTTGCCCTTCGCGGCGGCTGGCACGCCGAGCGCCTCGGGGTCCTTCAGCGCGGCGGTGTAGTCGCCGACCGGCACCCCCGTGGCCTTCGACAGCGCGGCGACGATCTCCGTCGCGCGCAGTCCTTCGCGGATCGTCACCCGGTCGGCGCTGCGCGACGACGGGTCGAGCAGCAGGGTGATCGCCGACGCCGCGCTCATCTTGCGGCGCAACGTGTACTGGCCAGGCTGGATGGATCCGGCCTTCGGGTTGTCGGCCGCGGCGGCCACGAAGGCCTTCACCGACTTCACCACGCCCGCCTGCTCCAGGGTGCGCCCGATCGAGCGACCGCTCGCGCCGTTGTCGATCGTCACGGTGACGCTGCCGGTGCCCGTGCCGGTGTAGTCGTCGGGCGCGGTTAGCTGGTTGACGATCGGTCGCAACGCGAACACCGCGCCGAGCGCGCCGCCGATCACCAGCACCGCCGCGACCAGCAGGACGACGCCACGGCGTCCGCGACGGCGCCGCCGCCTGCTGTGCTGGGCATCGTGGTGCCGTCGCTCGGCGCGGCTGCTGTACCGAGGGGCGTCGTCGTGAGCCATCAGGTGCCCCGAGTCGTCGTGGTCGGCCAGGACCGCCCCCAGGTCCACGTGCTGGTGCTGCGAGTTGCGGTCAGGCACCGGACGAGGGTACCGGGTCGACCTGTTCGCCTGCGGCAGCACCTGCCGTGCGCTCCGCGTCCAGCGCGGCCTGCAGCAGCACGACGGCGGCGGCCTGGTCGACCACCGCGCGCTGCTTGCGCCCGGCCACACCGGCGTCCCGCAGCGAGCGGTGCGCGGCGACCGTCGACAGCCGCTCGTCGACCAGCCGCACGGGCACGCTCGACCCGGCAGCCCGAAGTCGAGCCGCCAGCTGGCCGGCGTACTCCCGGGCGAGCCCGGCGGCGCGGCCCTCGGCCCCGCTCAGGGAGCGCGGCAGCCCGACGTACACCCCGATCGCCTCACGCTCGCCGACCTCGCGGACGATGCGGTCGAGGTCGCTGCCGGCCGACACGTCGCGTCGCAGCGTCTCGACCGGTGTGGCGAGGATGCCGTGCGGGTCGCTGGCCGCGAGACCGACCCGCACGGCTCCGACGTCGACGCCCAGCCGGACGCCGCGGCGCTCGTCGGGCACGTCAGCGCCCGGTGACCCGCTCGCCGACGACGTGCTCGATGCGGGCCAGGGCCTCACGCACGCGCGAGGCGTCGCTGCCGCCGCCCTGAGCGACGTCGTCCTTGCCGCCGCCACCCCCGCCGAGCACCTGGGCCGCCTCGCGCACCAGCTCACCGGCCTTGACGCCCCAGCGGCGCGCCTCGTCGTTGGTGGCCACGACGACGACCGGCCGTCCCTTGGCCACGGCGGTGCCCGCCACGACCGCCGGACGGTCACCGGGCAGGCGACCACGGACGTCGAGCACGAGCGTGCGCAGCCCGTCGGCGCTCACGCCCTCGCCCGCGTCGTGGCTGACGAACGACACGCCGTACACGTCCCGCGCCGACGACGCCAGGCCGGCCGCCGCCGCCAGCACCTGCTGCTGGCGGACGGTCGCGATCTCCTTCTCGGCGTCGCGCAGCCGCGCCAGGATGGAACCGACCCGGTCGGGCAGCTCCTCCGGGCGCACCTTGAGCACCTCGGTGAGCTGGCCCACGAGCGCGTGCTCGCGCGCCAGGTAGTCGTAGGCGTCGGAGCCCACGAGCGCCTCGACGCGCCGCACACCCGAGCCGATCGACGCCTCGCCCAGCAGCGAGATGACGCCCAGCTGGCCCGAGCGCTGCGCGTGCGTGCCACCGCACAGCTCGCGCGCCCAGTCGCCCACCGACACCACGCGCACCTCGTCGCCGTACTTCTCGCCGAACAGCGCCATGGCACCGGCCTCGATGGCCTGCGCCTGCGACATCACCTCGGCGTGCACCTCCAGGTCGTCCGCGAGCAGCGCGTTCACCCGCGCCTCGACGTCACGCAGCACCGACGGCGGCAAGGCGGCCGAGGCGTTGAAGTCGAAGCGGAAGCGCCCGGGCGCGTTCTCGGACCCCGCCTGCGTGGCGGTGTCGCCCAACGCCTCCCGGATCGCCTTGTGCACCATGTGCGTCGCCGTGTGCGCCCGGCTGATCGCCTTGCGACGCTGGACGTCGACCAGCCCCTGCACGTGGTCGCCGACCGTGAGCTCGCCGCTCACCACGCGGGCGCGGTGCACGATGAGGTCGCCGAGCGGCTTCTGCACGTCGTCGACCTCGACCACCACGCCGTCGAGCACGATCCGCCCGGCGTCGGCGAGCTGGCCGCCGCCCTCGGCGTAGAACGGCGTGCGGTCGAGCACGATCTCGACGCTGTCACCCTCGCGGGCGTGCGAGGCCGATGAGCCGTCGACCAGAAGACCTGCGACCCGAGCCTCGCTGGCCACCTGGTCGTAGCCGGTGAACTCCACCGAGCGGCCGAGCGCGTCGGCGAGCTCGCGGTAGATCGACACGTCGGCGTGGCCGGTCTTCTTGGCCTTCGCGTCGGCCTTCGCCTTGGCCTTCTGCTCGGCCATCAGCCGGCGGAAGCCTTGCTCGTCGACCGAGACGCCCTGCTCGGCCGCCATCTCGAGCGTGAGGTCGATCGGGAAGCCGTAGGTGTCGTGCAGCTGGAACGCCTTGGAGCCCGACAGCTGCGGCGCGCCTGCCACGGGCCCACCGGTGGTCTCCTCGCGCACCGCCTCCTCGCGCGCGTCCGCGATCGCGAGGTCGAGGATCTGGGTGCCCGCGCGCAACGTCTGCCGGAACGACTCCTCCTCGGCGTAGGCGAGCTGGGAGATGCGGCCCCAGCTGCGCTGCAGCTCGGGGTAGCTCGGCGCCATGGCGTCGCGGCTCACCGGCAGCAGCTCGGGCAGGGACGGCGCGTCGACGCCCAGCAGCCGCATGGCCCGCACGGCGCGGCGCAGGATGCGACGCAGCACGTAACCGCGGCCCTCGTTGCCCGGCACGACGCCGTCCGAGATCAGCATGAGGCCCGTGCGCACGTGGTCGGCGACCACGCGCAGCCGGACGTCGTCGTCGTGCGACGCACCGTAGCGGCGGCCGCTCAGCTCGGACGCCCGGGCGATGACCGGGTAGACCTCGTCGATCTCGTACAGGTTGTCGACGCCCTGCAGGATGCTCGCGATGCGCTCGAGGCCCATGCCGGTGTCGATGTTCTTCGCCGGCAGGTCGCCCGCGATGTCGAAGTCGACCTTCGAGCG
Protein-coding sequences here:
- a CDS encoding GspE/PulE family protein; this translates as MQLAEILLADGLVDEGQLSAAFDEHQRVGRSLGRVLVDQGVLTETQLVAALAQQIGLPFVDLQEYQVDGSATGRVPGAVVRRHNCLPIGYSDDGKLLVAMADPGNVFALDDIRSMTGMEVRPVVATRADVIAAIDRYYRADADMDDITSALDVTDDDEDLSKVKEITEDAPIVKYVNLLITQAIQDRASDIHLEPTETDLRVRYRIDGVLHEVMRSPKAIQSGVISRLKIMADINIAERRIPQDGRLSVNANGKKIDLRVATLPTVWGEKVVMRILDNSTARLTLGDLGFSEGNYARFSESFQKPYGMILVTGPTGSGKSTTLYATLNIVSKPEVNVITVEDPVEYRLPGINQVQVNNKAGLTFAAALRSILRSDPDVVLIGEIRDHETAQIAVEAALTGHLVLATLHTNDAPSAVTRLTEMGIEPFLVGSALDCVLAQRLTRRLCPRCKEAYTPEADDLVKVGFPWSPGEQLPVLYRPVGCSACSKTGYKGRVALHEVMAVSETIERHTVDRVSAAVIGETARSEGMTTLRMDGWIKVYEGVTSIEEVLRVVV
- the alaS gene encoding alanine--tRNA ligase, yielding METAEIRRRWLRFFQDNGHTVVPSAPLLYDDPNLLFVNAGMVPFKPYFLGQERPPYQRATSVQKCVRTLDIDEVGKTSRHGSFFQMNGNFSFGDYFKEGAIELAWELVTRSQAEGGFGLDEAKLWVTVFHDDDESIELWKRIAGLPDERIVRRGLADNYWHMGVPGPGGPCSEIYLDRGPEYGPDGGPEVDEDRFMEFWNLVFMQYELADVRSKVDFDIAGDLPAKNIDTGMGLERIASILQGVDNLYEIDEVYPVIARASELSGRRYGASHDDDVRLRVVADHVRTGLMLISDGVVPGNEGRGYVLRRILRRAVRAMRLLGVDAPSLPELLPVSRDAMAPSYPELQRSWGRISQLAYAEEESFRQTLRAGTQILDLAIADAREEAVREETTGGPVAGAPQLSGSKAFQLHDTYGFPIDLTLEMAAEQGVSVDEQGFRRLMAEQKAKAKADAKAKKTGHADVSIYRELADALGRSVEFTGYDQVASEARVAGLLVDGSSASHAREGDSVEIVLDRTPFYAEGGGQLADAGRIVLDGVVVEVDDVQKPLGDLIVHRARVVSGELTVGDHVQGLVDVQRRKAISRAHTATHMVHKAIREALGDTATQAGSENAPGRFRFDFNASAALPPSVLRDVEARVNALLADDLEVHAEVMSQAQAIEAGAMALFGEKYGDEVRVVSVGDWARELCGGTHAQRSGQLGVISLLGEASIGSGVRRVEALVGSDAYDYLAREHALVGQLTEVLKVRPEELPDRVGSILARLRDAEKEIATVRQQQVLAAAAGLASSARDVYGVSFVSHDAGEGVSADGLRTLVLDVRGRLPGDRPAVVAGTAVAKGRPVVVVATNDEARRWGVKAGELVREAAQVLGGGGGGKDDVAQGGGSDASRVREALARIEHVVGERVTGR
- the mltG gene encoding endolytic transglycosylase MltG; translation: MPDRNSQHQHVDLGAVLADHDDSGHLMAHDDAPRYSSRAERRHHDAQHSRRRRRRGRRGVVLLVAAVLVIGGALGAVFALRPIVNQLTAPDDYTGTGTGSVTVTIDNGASGRSIGRTLEQAGVVKSVKAFVAAAADNPKAGSIQPGQYTLRRKMSAASAITLLLDPSSRSADRVTIREGLRATEIVAALSKATGVPVGDYTAALKDPEALGVPAAAKGKVEGWLFPDTYEFGTNLTAEQQLSRMVAHTHDVLDSLAVNDAQAMKVLTIASLVEAEGASPEDFAKVARVIDNRLANQLHNGARLQLDSTVSYAVGRRKLTTTDAERNVDSPYNTYRYGGLPPGPINNPGKAAITAALKPTPGPWLYFVTVDPSTGETKFATTAAEHQRNVAQFQKWCRDNPGQC
- the ruvX gene encoding Holliday junction resolvase RuvX; amino-acid sequence: MPDERRGVRLGVDVGAVRVGLAASDPHGILATPVETLRRDVSAGSDLDRIVREVGEREAIGVYVGLPRSLSGAEGRAAGLAREYAGQLAARLRAAGSSVPVRLVDERLSTVAAHRSLRDAGVAGRKQRAVVDQAAAVVLLQAALDAERTAGAAAGEQVDPVPSSGA
- a CDS encoding shikimate dehydrogenase encodes the protein MTVRRAAVLGSPIAHSLSPVLHRAAYASLGLTDWRYDAVEVGDEAALRRFVEACDGSWAGLSLTMPLKRLVQPLLRRQSPQAVATGSVNTVLFTADGLVGDNTDVEGLVRALTESGVARAERAVVLGGGATAASAVAALAQLGCASPRVVVRSVQRAAEVSVTGAAVGVRVRLEPWDAAPAALAEADVVVTTVPVSGSGEVVAAVDAATVTPGLLLDVTYDPWPTPAASRWTARGGRAVGGFGMLLHQAVAQVRLMTGLEPDVEAMRTAGEATLAQEGRASGR
- a CDS encoding type IV pilus twitching motility protein PilT translates to MSTTGQPYVPEQFTFAGAQDGYAPVTSGSLPAPAATLVQPPEADAGAYRRATTEQTTEADLQINQLLIDMIATGASDLHITSGAPPMIRVRGELRPLGEHPALTPPVLQRAIYAMLSQKQRERFENDLELDFAYAVPGRARFRVNVYRQREAMGAAFRLIPYEIKPLEALGIPPAVNNFAGLPRGLVLVTGPTGSGKSTTLAGIIDLANRNRHEHIMTVEDPIEFLHRHKNCVVNQREVGEDTKSFSNALKHALRQDPDIILVGEMRDLETISVALTAAETGHLVFATLHTQDAAQTIDRVIDVFPSEQQQQVRVQLAGAIQGVVCQTLCKTRDGKGRVVATEVMVATPAIRNLVREGKTHQIYSAMQAGAQHGMHTMDQHLAELVRTNQITYEHGLEKCHHVEDYNRLLGRI